TTGAAGAAGATCGAGATCGGTTCCCCAGGGACCGCCCCCTCGTCAATCGCAGTTGCTGGGTCGTCGCGGTAGATCGGCATGAATCCAAGCCGACCTGGAATTGACACAATAAATTCTCCACAGATTGTGCCCTGAGCATCCCGAGCAATGATATGCGTTCCGCGAGCGAGCAACTTCCCATCGAGCTCAATACTATCACCAAATAGATTGATCCATTCATAAGTGGGGATAAGACTGCTTTCATTCGATTGGGACGAGGCGATAAGATGCATTAATTCATCAGGCTGTTCAGAGCGTTTGATACCAGGTATCGGCTTCGGATAGATCAGTGTGTCTGATGCGGTTAGATACATCCAATAGCCAGACCCGGGATACAGAAAGTTAAGAGTACTGAATTCGGGATGCTTGGGGTCATAGGTCTTAGCGCCGTTGTCAAATCCGTATGCTCTAACCAGGTGATTTATGACTGTTTGGAAAGCATGGGCGACCGAATCGGGCTGCGTGGGCAGGTAACTGACCAGATTCCAGCCACGTTCACAACTGATCGGTTCGATCGTATAATCGACTGGATTGCCGATAATCACCAGTGTATCTGATTTCAGCATCCTGAACCAATATCCATGGAGATGATCGAGCCGCTTCAGGTTGCTCAGATCTGGATTTTTCGGATCGTAGACCAGTGCCCCTTGCTCAAAACTCATTACCACTGTGCAATTAGACAACAAATCTTTCAGCAGCGCATGCGTCGAATCATTGGCTGGCTCCACATGCCAGGATACAAGGTTCCAACCGGTGACCAATTGGATTTTGACTGTGTCAATTTCTTCGACGAGTAGATCAACGTTTCGGATATCACCGTGAGCGGTCCAGATGGGACTTTCTGGCCCCATCGGCCTTGCTTGATAACCATTGATTCGAAATACGAGGGAATCCCCTGGCTCTGCTCCTTCATCGACGTTTGTAGAATATGGATCATCCCGATAGACGGGCAGGAATCCATAATTGCCAGGGCTCTTATCAACCGTACAAATTCCACAAACCACACCATCGGGGTCTTCTGCGGTGACAATATCTCCCATTTGGACAAGGCCGCCCCAAAAATGGGAGTTTTTGCTATAAAAATCAACCCACTCCGTGGTGGGAGTAATGCTTGGAATTGGCTTCAATTGAAAGATTAAATTAGCGGTATTACCAGCAACCTGTTCTTTGAAACTTGGGAAATACCTATGACAATAAGCGCGGACAGTATATTTATCCCCTGACGGCGGTACCGTAAGAAAATATGTTCCGTCAGCGCTGGTAGTATCAGAGTCAATCATTGTCCCAGAAGGGTACTCATCCCAGACTTGGGCAATGGCATCTTTCAACGGCTTGGAATCCGATCGGATCTGGCCGCTGATGAATTCTGCTGTAGTAATTTTCATTTTCGTTGGAATTCGGGTGAACTGAGCCAAAGGATCGTTGGACTTTATGACCAAATTCGCATACAAAGTTGTATCTGATTTGAAACTCGTTGCATAAAATCTAATGCCTATGGCATCGCTTTGTCCAGCGACAACAAGCCCAGCTTTTCGGCTTAGTTGAAGCCACGGCAAACCAGTTGAAATGTGAATCGCCATGCGGTTGTGAACGTAATCGCTATTAAATGCGATCTCAAGGCCATCACTCCCATTATAATTTTGTATCCCAATGGTTGCTGATGCTGAACTGGTTTGCATGATCAAATACTGAAAAACGATCCGCCCGTCTGGATAAAGGAGAATTTCGAAAGTATTATACTGAGCTGAACTGGTCCGAAATCTGTTGAATTGAACGATCAATTTTTCACCGTCAAAATGATAATATGCTTTGGTATTGGTGTCCACAAAAAGGTCATCCCAAAATGGAGCAACAAGATCGAAAACGCTCTGGTTGGGAATTGGATCGTTGGACCAATCGCTTGATGCACTGGTAAAACTGATAAATCCGTTGGAGCAAAACCGGAACATCGAGTAAACCCTGTTATAAAACGGAAAATTAAAGCCGATGGGGAAGAACCCCACATTCGAATCGCCATATAATCCAGTAATCTCCGTCCCAACGTTTGAGATGTCAATCCAATTGAAGCCTGGGCCTCCTGGCTCGTCACTATCGATCCAAAAATAACCGAATTTGTCTGGGCCGCCCATTTTGTGAATAACTGGAGCGCCGACCCGTGGGTCTAATTGATCTTTTTCCAACTCCATCGAAAAATAGCTGGGAGGATAATTTTTTGTGGCGGGCGCAAAAAATAGATTTGAACCAGTTGAACTCCCCGGCACTGCAAATATCTGATACCGCAGCGGAGCCATCCCGTGATTATGAATTTGGATCGGCGCTGCAGAAACAAGGCTATCACCAGCGACCAAAGTAATATCATAATTTGCAGGATCAACTTTGATTTTTGCTGGAAGAGAAATTGAGATGTCATCAATGAACCAATCATCGTTGAAAGCTGTGGTATTGAATCCGCTGCTCTTCAGCTTCAACTGGAAAGCATTATGATATGCCTCTTTCGGCAAAACAATCTCCTCGAAGGAAAAAATCGAATCTGATCTTCCATTGCCTGTGTACTCCTTAAGAGATTGCCATTGATTCGCTGGGTTGACAAATTGGATTTGAAGCGTGGAATTCGCATCTGGAGGATCTGCAGATCCACCTCGCTGCCAAAAATAGCTGAGAACGACCAAGCTGTCCTGAGATAGATCGATCAATTGCGAACGAACTTCATCCCCGCCGGTCGAATAGGCATCGAGATTTAACGAATATGGAGGGCTAGGCTCATTTAGTGCAAGGTTATTCACGTTGGCGGGACCGATGTTACGGATCCATTTGGTTGGGCTGAGTGTTGTAGACGTAAATTGGTCGAACCACGGAATGGCCGTCGGTATTCCCAACGATGTTGATAGAACCTGGCAAGTCCGGACTAGGTTTGGTTTGCTCTCCGAGCGGATCTGAACGGCCGCTGTGTCTGCGTTTTCGAAAGCGGTTGTTATCGGGATCACGACCTTTATGGTCAAATTGAACTTGGATTTGGGTGGGACTGGACCGGTGTTGTGTATGCTAATTTTGCCAGTCGAATCCCAAAAAGTTGTGCTCCATTGGTTGTTGATCACTGACAGATCATAGCTATCCGTTAACTGGCCATAATTTTTTATTGATAATTTATAACTCAGGGTATCCCCTGCTTTGGCGCGAGCGTTCAGCTCTAACGGTTCAACAACAAAATAGTAATCGGTCATCTTAACGAACAGCGAGGCGGGAAAAGAGATCGGGTTTTCGTCGGGATCATTGCTGCGGATAATAACATCGACCGAATAGGCGCTGTCAGGGATCAGATCGACGGCAGAAACACGAGCGATCACAGTGTCGCTGCTTTTGGGCAAAACATTCCCTGAATTGGGTTGAAAAGTTAACCAATTCGTTTTGCCCGCAGTAAAGAGATATTGGATACTGTTATGAAGAAGCGTTGGAAAATCACCGCTCCAATAATAGCCGTCGCCAGGCCAGACATTGATAGCGACGGTATTCGGGTTTGTGGCGACCAATGGGGTATTATCGTCCCAGGCTGCCACTAATTCAGCGGTTGGGCTCAAGGCGACATTATTATAAAATTCACTGATTCTCAATTGATTGACACCTTGCATGATTGGATGATCCGCTTTGAACCAGCCGAGCGTCCGAGGAGAAAATTGAGCGCCACCGAGGGAAATAAAAGGACAATAGCCCGCATCAAAATAGCGCCCGCGCGAATCGAAGGGATCGGCGCTCCAGCAGTCGACCGTCGTAATGACTTTCCCACCCACATCGATGAAATCGGCCAACAGATCGCCAATGGCATATTTGTTAAACCAGGGGTAATTATTCCAAGCAATTACCAAATGATATTTCCGCACGAAATCCAGGTTGGGAATACTGCCGCTTTGATTAGCCAGCCAAGTATCCACCTTGCGAATATCTGGGTATCCGAGCAGGATGCTTTGCAGTGCGCTTGCTCCATCATCGGCATAAATAAGCAATATGTCGAGCTGACTGGACATGAGTCTTTCACCAGCGATATCATGCATGAATGGCTGTGCAATACGTTTTGAAGGTGGAGATTTCGCCGCTTCTCCCGAAACAGAAAGGCTTGGCGCAGGAATCTGGATTAAATGGGGTTCTGCAAAGATGGTGTTCGGTTCTTTAGTCGTGAGTGAATAGTTTAAAGGCATTAAACCCAAATTATCGATTTTCACTACCCCTTTGGTGCTATCTCCAATTTCCAGAGAAAATTCGAACGGATCGGGATCAATGCTGACAGATATATCTGGGCCAACACCGATATAAATATCATCAATGAACCAATCGTCGTAATTGCCAGGAGTTGCGATGTTCCGAAAACGGATTCGAAAATTCTTGTGATAGGCATCGGCTGGCAAATTAATTACCTCCTGATCGAATTGATTCATATCGATTCCATCGCCAGGGTAATGTTTCAGGTTTACCCATGTGCCAGAGGCATTCCAATAGTCCACAAAAAGATCTTCACCAGCCTCTGGCGAATTACCACCACCGGTCCGCTGATAGTAGTAGCTCAAAATCACATTATTTTCAGCTGAGAGGTCAATATCGCAAGATTGAATTTCATCGCCGCCGATTGCGTCTCCGTTGAGATTTAAGGAATAAGGTTGACTGGGTTCATTTGAGCCATTAGTGTTAACTGTGGCTGGTCCCCTATTCATGCACCATTTTAAAGTATCGATGATCGTAGTGGAAAAATCATCAAACCAAGGGATACGTCCTATCGCGGCGACAACCGATTTTAATGTTGCCTTCGCGAAGACAGTCGTATCACTCGTGGAGCGAACGACTACTCGGGCTTGATCGCTCGCCCCATTTTCTGCATCACTTGGAATGATAACCCGAGCAAGAATGACTCTTTCTTGTCGGGAAGAGACCAGGCCAGTATTATTGATCGGTGTCTTGCCAGCCGAATCCCAAAATGTCGTTGTCCATTGGTTTTCAACCGCAACGAGGTCATAACTATCGTTCAGCAATCCGACATTTTTGATCTTGAGCGGATAGTTCAGCGTATCCCCCGCTTCGCCCCGCATCGTCACTGTCTGGGGCGTAATGGTGACGAAATAATCGCGCTCTATTAACTCGCCCATCAATTTAATATTATCGATCCCCCAAAACCATTCGTAATTGGCGTTATAATAATGCCATCGAATCTGAACACTGCTTTGATAATCGACAGCTGAGGGGAGTTTGATGACGATATCTTTTGCTGCATCAACAATGTTATAAGTTCCCACATCTTTGAAGCTGGCGACTGTCTGCCATGGCCCTTGATCGACGCGGATATCGATATCCCCTTGTTCGTTGTAGCTACCCGCATAATTTTGAAACCAATTATTGAACACCAGTCGGATGTTCGAATACATGGAACAGTCGATGATTGGACTGATCAGGGAAGCGTCCACGTCCACAGTCTCAGCATAATCGCTATCGACAATTAAAAACGGAGGAGACCAGATATCATACCCAACTTTAATCGTACCTGGTTGATATTGATCATCAAAATCAGCATTGCGATTGCCAGGATCATCATCTCGCCAATAGGGATCAGCAGACCAATCGGCCGGAAGGCCGTGATCGAAATTTTCCTCAAAAAAAGTCGTGAATAAGGGGATTTCAATCTGAGAGACTGCAGCCAGTGCGTTGATTCTCCCCTCACCCAATTTTCCTAGATAATTGGGATTGAGCTGATCGATATTTTCACTCGTAAATAATAAGCGATCTTTTTTGTCTCGCCAATTCCAAGTTGGAAATCGACTGGAAATGAGACCGATCAGTCCAACAACGTGGGGAGCGGCCATCGATGTGCCGCGCAGCCATTCATAGGTATGGGCGTTCGTCGTATGATCATAGTAGGTGCTATAAATCATATCTGTTGATGGCGGTGTATCTCCGCCCGGGGCTGAGATATCTACCCA
This candidate division KSB1 bacterium DNA region includes the following protein-coding sequences:
- a CDS encoding S8 family serine peptidase, producing the protein MIKLSTAAPKLVFSQKNGIITTGIPSLDQLNSQFKVVAMTRLFPGAENMWEGGQFGLDRVYRLELAPQADIMDAVTAYASNPFIASAQPIGIHRVYGVTPNDPDYSKQWAMIKIHAPEAWEISQGDSTAILAIVDTGVDWQHPDLGGLNPYLSGNIWTNWIEYSGVAGVDDDQNGYVDDIRGWDWVDVAPGDYQPFPGEDGTQPDNNPMDFNGHGTHCAGIASAITANGVGVSGLGWKCKIMPLRAGWSAKYSGYEVGLVDMSFCAQAIYYAARNGAVAINCSWGSSNSGGIADAVNFATARGVVVISAAGNDDFPESSYLCSRADVISVAATEPRDLKSSYSSYGYWVDISAPGGDTPPSTDMIYSTYYDHTTNAHTYEWLRGTSMAAPHVVGLIGLISSRFPTWNWRDKKDRLLFTSENIDQLNPNYLGKLGEGRINALAAVSQIEIPLFTTFFEENFDHGLPADWSADPYWRDDDPGNRNADFDDQYQPGTIKVGYDIWSPPFLIVDSDYAETVDVDASLISPIIDCSMYSNIRLVFNNWFQNYAGSYNEQGDIDIRVDQGPWQTVASFKDVGTYNIVDAAKDIVIKLPSAVDYQSSVQIRWHYYNANYEWFWGIDNIKLMGELIERDYFVTITPQTVTMRGEAGDTLNYPLKIKNVGLLNDSYDLVAVENQWTTTFWDSAGKTPINNTGLVSSRQERVILARVIIPSDAENGASDQARVVVRSTSDTTVFAKATLKSVVAAIGRIPWFDDFSTTIIDTLKWCMNRGPATVNTNGSNEPSQPYSLNLNGDAIGGDEIQSCDIDLSAENNVILSYYYQRTGGGNSPEAGEDLFVDYWNASGTWVNLKHYPGDGIDMNQFDQEVINLPADAYHKNFRIRFRNIATPGNYDDWFIDDIYIGVGPDISVSIDPDPFEFSLEIGDSTKGVVKIDNLGLMPLNYSLTTKEPNTIFAEPHLIQIPAPSLSVSGEAAKSPPSKRIAQPFMHDIAGERLMSSQLDILLIYADDGASALQSILLGYPDIRKVDTWLANQSGSIPNLDFVRKYHLVIAWNNYPWFNKYAIGDLLADFIDVGGKVITTVDCWSADPFDSRGRYFDAGYCPFISLGGAQFSPRTLGWFKADHPIMQGVNQLRISEFYNNVALSPTAELVAAWDDNTPLVATNPNTVAINVWPGDGYYWSGDFPTLLHNSIQYLFTAGKTNWLTFQPNSGNVLPKSSDTVIARVSAVDLIPDSAYSVDVIIRSNDPDENPISFPASLFVKMTDYYFVVEPLELNARAKAGDTLSYKLSIKNYGQLTDSYDLSVINNQWSTTFWDSTGKISIHNTGPVPPKSKFNLTIKVVIPITTAFENADTAAVQIRSESKPNLVRTCQVLSTSLGIPTAIPWFDQFTSTTLSPTKWIRNIGPANVNNLALNEPSPPYSLNLDAYSTGGDEVRSQLIDLSQDSLVVLSYFWQRGGSADPPDANSTLQIQFVNPANQWQSLKEYTGNGRSDSIFSFEEIVLPKEAYHNAFQLKLKSSGFNTTAFNDDWFIDDISISLPAKIKVDPANYDITLVAGDSLVSAAPIQIHNHGMAPLRYQIFAVPGSSTGSNLFFAPATKNYPPSYFSMELEKDQLDPRVGAPVIHKMGGPDKFGYFWIDSDEPGGPGFNWIDISNVGTEITGLYGDSNVGFFPIGFNFPFYNRVYSMFRFCSNGFISFTSASSDWSNDPIPNQSVFDLVAPFWDDLFVDTNTKAYYHFDGEKLIVQFNRFRTSSAQYNTFEILLYPDGRIVFQYLIMQTSSASATIGIQNYNGSDGLEIAFNSDYVHNRMAIHISTGLPWLQLSRKAGLVVAGQSDAIGIRFYATSFKSDTTLYANLVIKSNDPLAQFTRIPTKMKITTAEFISGQIRSDSKPLKDAIAQVWDEYPSGTMIDSDTTSADGTYFLTVPPSGDKYTVRAYCHRYFPSFKEQVAGNTANLIFQLKPIPSITPTTEWVDFYSKNSHFWGGLVQMGDIVTAEDPDGVVCGICTVDKSPGNYGFLPVYRDDPYSTNVDEGAEPGDSLVFRINGYQARPMGPESPIWTAHGDIRNVDLLVEEIDTVKIQLVTGWNLVSWHVEPANDSTHALLKDLLSNCTVVMSFEQGALVYDPKNPDLSNLKRLDHLHGYWFRMLKSDTLVIIGNPVDYTIEPISCERGWNLVSYLPTQPDSVAHAFQTVINHLVRAYGFDNGAKTYDPKHPEFSTLNFLYPGSGYWMYLTASDTLIYPKPIPGIKRSEQPDELMHLIASSQSNESSLIPTYEWINLFGDSIELDGKLLARGTHIIARDAQGTICGEFIVSIPGRLGFMPIYRDDPATAIDEGAVPGEPISIFFNDYELPMQITWTSFGDLIDVAPLITSLNCKPTNLPDKFALSYNYPNPFNPQTTIKFQLPQRQYVTLKIYNMLGQEIRTLKAEEMEPGYYNVLWDGRDNQGMLVANGVYLFQLKAGVHQSTKKMVMLK